A single genomic interval of Candidatus Eisenbacteria bacterium harbors:
- a CDS encoding nodulation protein NfeD: protein MKKTIPASIVLLASVILCVLGVVGLSLAARETRTQPSAVASEIDSAGIVSRKTSSSEAARSETASSETGAHETSGSEAVSHNSVYLIEVNGVINPASSGFIVGSIEDAQKKGAECIIIQLDTPGGLMESMRVIVKAILSSNVPVVTYVAPSGSRAASAGVFVALASHILAMAPSTNIGAAHPVGLGGEQSSPEMTEKVVNDAVASIRGLAKKHGRNEQWAEDAVRKSVSVADSEAVKLHVADLICASVPELLEKIDGMTVEVLSGTKTLRTKGSEVKTLRMNLRYRILNVISDPNIAYILLILGIYGIFFELSNPGAILPGVLGGIFILMSLYALQTLPVNYAGLLLIIFGIILFIAEIKITSYGMLAVGGVVSMTIGSLMLIESPQPFMRISWQVIAAAVAATAGFFIFAVGKALLAQRRKPTTGATGLVGESGTVVSKPDDGWKVLVHGELWNAASGEALELGDQIQVTQVDGFKLTVRKQRSSR from the coding sequence ATGAAGAAGACAATACCGGCTTCGATAGTTCTCTTGGCGAGCGTGATCCTCTGCGTCTTGGGTGTCGTCGGCCTTTCCCTGGCCGCACGCGAGACGAGAACTCAGCCTTCGGCGGTCGCGTCGGAGATCGACTCCGCCGGAATCGTGTCACGCAAGACCTCGTCCTCGGAGGCCGCACGTTCTGAGACTGCGTCATCGGAGACCGGAGCCCACGAAACTTCGGGTTCGGAGGCAGTCTCTCACAACTCCGTCTACCTTATCGAAGTGAACGGCGTCATAAACCCTGCCTCCTCCGGCTTCATAGTAGGTTCCATCGAGGACGCTCAGAAGAAGGGCGCAGAGTGCATCATAATCCAACTCGACACTCCCGGCGGGCTGATGGAATCCATGAGGGTCATCGTCAAGGCCATTCTCTCGTCCAACGTACCCGTCGTCACCTACGTGGCGCCGTCAGGGTCTCGCGCGGCTTCCGCCGGGGTCTTCGTCGCACTCGCTTCGCACATCTTGGCCATGGCTCCTAGCACGAACATTGGCGCCGCCCATCCAGTCGGTCTTGGCGGAGAACAGAGTTCGCCAGAAATGACGGAAAAGGTCGTGAACGACGCGGTTGCTTCCATCAGAGGTCTCGCCAAGAAGCATGGGAGAAACGAACAATGGGCCGAGGACGCCGTGCGCAAGAGCGTGTCAGTGGCAGACAGCGAAGCAGTCAAACTTCACGTTGCGGATCTTATCTGCGCCAGTGTCCCGGAGTTGCTGGAGAAAATCGACGGTATGACCGTGGAGGTCCTTTCAGGGACGAAGACGCTCAGGACGAAAGGGAGCGAAGTCAAAACGCTGCGCATGAATCTTCGATACAGAATTCTCAACGTGATTTCTGACCCTAACATCGCGTACATTCTTCTGATACTCGGAATCTACGGCATTTTCTTCGAGCTTTCAAATCCCGGCGCGATACTTCCGGGCGTGCTCGGCGGCATCTTTATCTTGATGTCCCTCTACGCGCTGCAGACACTTCCCGTGAACTACGCCGGACTTCTCCTCATCATCTTTGGAATAATACTCTTCATCGCCGAGATCAAGATCACGAGCTACGGCATGCTCGCAGTTGGAGGAGTAGTGTCCATGACGATCGGATCCCTCATGCTCATCGAGTCTCCGCAGCCCTTCATGCGTATTTCCTGGCAAGTGATAGCGGCGGCCGTGGCCGCCACGGCCGGTTTCTTCATTTTCGCGGTCGGCAAGGCCCTCTTGGCGCAACGCAGAAAACCCACGACCGGCGCCACCGGCCTCGTCGGCGAGAGCGGGACCGTCGTCAGCAAGCCGGATGACGGGTGGAAGGTACTGGTGCACGGCGAGCTCTGGAACGCCGCGAGCGGCGAGGCTCTGGAATTGGGTGACCAGATACAAGTCACACAAGTGGATGGATTCAAGCTCACCGTGAGGAAGCAGAGGAGCTCGCGGTAG
- a CDS encoding PfkB family carbohydrate kinase, which produces MQTNVEKGDSKVVDVVGLGYTATDYLSIVPRLPEPDTKLEALCLSIQGGGPVATGLVTVRRLGLSASYVGKVGDDDFGNFMLRELEREGIDVSRVVCEKGATSQFAFIMVDETSATRTIVWTRGSVNKLKKGEADLDLVDACKCLLLDDLEVEAAIEAAKRARLANVPIVLDAGSLRDGMRELVGLCDFVVASKEFGRQFSGEAGPLAAAQRIYDETGRVSVVTAGAEGAVCVCANGVWRQEGFRVRAVDTTGAGDVFHGAFAAGIIKGWEIPKVLEFSCAVAAMKCRSLGGRPGIPSFVEAIAFLRRESTERWWGSEGAPTTEDVP; this is translated from the coding sequence ATGCAAACGAACGTTGAGAAAGGCGACAGCAAAGTCGTCGACGTGGTCGGTCTTGGTTACACGGCGACGGACTATCTGTCAATAGTGCCGCGCCTGCCGGAGCCTGACACAAAGCTAGAGGCGCTTTGTCTTTCGATTCAGGGCGGGGGGCCCGTGGCCACGGGTCTTGTGACCGTGAGGCGGCTCGGCTTGAGCGCGTCGTACGTGGGCAAAGTCGGTGACGACGACTTCGGTAACTTCATGCTCCGCGAGCTTGAGAGAGAGGGTATCGATGTTTCTCGCGTGGTGTGCGAGAAGGGGGCTACATCACAATTTGCGTTCATCATGGTGGACGAAACCAGCGCCACCAGAACCATCGTCTGGACCAGAGGATCCGTGAACAAGCTCAAGAAAGGGGAGGCCGACCTGGACCTGGTCGACGCGTGCAAGTGCCTTCTCCTTGACGACCTTGAGGTGGAGGCGGCGATCGAGGCGGCGAAGCGAGCCCGTCTGGCAAACGTGCCCATCGTACTTGATGCCGGTAGTCTGAGGGACGGCATGCGAGAGCTTGTTGGCCTGTGTGACTTCGTCGTGGCCAGCAAGGAATTCGGCAGACAGTTTAGTGGCGAGGCCGGTCCTCTCGCCGCGGCGCAGAGAATCTATGACGAGACGGGCAGAGTTTCCGTTGTCACTGCGGGCGCCGAAGGTGCCGTCTGTGTCTGCGCCAACGGCGTTTGGAGACAAGAGGGCTTTCGAGTTCGAGCCGTCGATACCACCGGCGCGGGGGATGTCTTCCACGGGGCCTTTGCGGCGGGGATCATCAAAGGGTGGGAGATCCCCAAGGTTCTCGAGTTCTCATGCGCGGTCGCTGCGATGAAGTGCAGGAGCCTTGGCGGCAGACCGGGGATTCCGAGTTTCGTGGAGGCAATCGCATTTCTCAGGAGGGAGTCTACGGAACGTTGGTGGGGATCGGAGGGCGCACCGACAACCGAGGATGTACCGTGA
- a CDS encoding DUF1848 family protein, whose amino-acid sequence MNLRVISASRRIDMVGTQPRKLVETLRRKHPPSEVHTLVIWTKNPVALLQNKLLRETVAGYTQLFVHCTITGMGNTLLEPACPPIEEALHSLPGLIALVGLPERVRLRFDPVVHFVFPDGRKYSNLQHFRRVASVAGSLGIPEVIVSRVELYPKVVSRLEREGIAAEILPEKDVAREREYLRQECSANRLRLLGCCVPGLTSSRCIDGALFNGLHPLGLKCSEAKARGQRPLCTCTDSIDIGWYTPCSHGCLYCYANPSIRVSRDGKPWPR is encoded by the coding sequence GTGAACTTGAGAGTGATTTCTGCAAGCCGTCGCATAGACATGGTGGGAACACAACCGCGGAAGCTTGTGGAGACTCTGCGAAGAAAGCATCCACCGTCGGAAGTGCACACTCTAGTGATATGGACCAAGAACCCGGTCGCCCTCCTTCAAAACAAGCTACTCCGTGAAACCGTCGCCGGCTACACCCAACTCTTTGTACATTGTACGATCACCGGGATGGGGAATACGTTACTGGAGCCTGCCTGCCCGCCGATCGAGGAAGCTCTCCATTCACTGCCGGGATTGATCGCGCTCGTCGGTTTGCCGGAGAGAGTGAGATTGAGGTTCGACCCGGTAGTCCATTTCGTATTCCCCGACGGAAGGAAATATTCAAACCTTCAGCATTTCAGAAGAGTCGCGTCCGTTGCAGGCAGTCTGGGCATTCCCGAGGTGATCGTGAGTCGGGTGGAACTCTACCCGAAAGTTGTGAGCAGACTCGAAAGAGAGGGGATAGCGGCGGAGATTCTACCAGAAAAGGACGTGGCGAGAGAACGAGAATACTTGCGGCAGGAGTGTTCTGCGAACCGTCTGAGGTTGCTTGGCTGCTGCGTGCCGGGCCTAACGTCTTCCCGCTGCATTGACGGGGCGCTCTTCAACGGGCTTCACCCCCTCGGGCTCAAGTGTTCCGAGGCGAAAGCCAGGGGGCAAAGGCCGCTCTGCACGTGTACCGACAGTATTGACATCGGCTGGTACACGCCTTGCTCGCACGGGTGTCTTTACTGCTATGCCAATCCCAGCATTAGGGTGTCGCGGGACGGCAAGCCGTGGCCGCGCTAA